One genomic region from Mesorhizobium terrae encodes:
- a CDS encoding ATP phosphoribosyltransferase regulatory subunit yields MRSARPPAFAGEVAALLERRGAGLVEVAVLQPADPFLDMAGEDLRRRIFLTESETGQTLCLRPEFTIPVCLDHIASQAGTPRRYGYLGEVFRQRREGGNEFFQAGIEDLGDTDTAAADARNIADAHALLSLALPDRVLSVTLGDQAIFEAVLAALGLPRGWRMRLARAFGSKEMLEAALADLANPPRNGQLPAPIATLALDADLDGLMAHIAGGMETVGLSASAGRTPADIARRLVEKAQLRSVRLSDEAFAALKAFLAIHVPLAQAAAALERFAADAGLALGAALDTFAARADAVAGHGLPSEAVRYDAAFGRPLDYYTGLVFEIASADGERPLAGGGRYDRLLTLLGAKSQIPGVGFSVWLDRIEALRGDAS; encoded by the coding sequence GTGAGAAGCGCGCGGCCCCCAGCTTTCGCCGGCGAAGTCGCTGCGCTGCTCGAACGGCGCGGCGCCGGTCTCGTCGAAGTGGCGGTGCTGCAGCCGGCCGATCCGTTCCTCGATATGGCCGGCGAGGATCTGCGCCGCCGCATCTTCCTGACCGAAAGCGAGACCGGCCAGACGCTTTGCCTGCGTCCCGAATTCACCATTCCGGTTTGCCTCGACCACATCGCCAGCCAGGCGGGCACGCCGCGCCGCTACGGCTATCTCGGCGAGGTTTTCCGCCAGCGGCGCGAAGGCGGTAACGAATTTTTCCAGGCCGGCATCGAGGACCTTGGCGATACCGACACCGCCGCCGCCGACGCCCGCAACATTGCCGATGCCCATGCCTTGCTGTCGCTGGCGCTGCCGGATCGCGTCTTGTCGGTCACGCTGGGCGATCAGGCTATCTTCGAAGCGGTGTTGGCCGCGCTCGGCCTGCCGCGCGGCTGGCGCATGCGGCTCGCCCGCGCTTTCGGTTCGAAGGAGATGCTGGAAGCCGCGCTTGCCGATCTCGCCAACCCGCCGCGCAACGGCCAATTGCCGGCGCCTATCGCCACGCTGGCGCTGGACGCCGATCTCGACGGGCTGATGGCGCACATCGCCGGCGGCATGGAAACGGTCGGTCTCTCGGCCTCCGCCGGCCGCACACCGGCGGACATCGCGCGCCGGCTGGTCGAGAAGGCGCAGCTGCGTTCCGTGCGTTTGTCCGACGAGGCGTTTGCGGCATTGAAGGCATTCCTGGCCATCCATGTGCCGCTGGCGCAGGCGGCCGCGGCGCTGGAGCGCTTCGCCGCCGATGCTGGCCTGGCGCTGGGCGCCGCGCTCGACACGTTCGCTGCCCGCGCGGACGCGGTCGCCGGCCATGGCCTGCCGTCAGAAGCGGTCCGCTACGATGCCGCTTTCGGTCGTCCGCTGGATTATTACACCGGCCTCGTCTTCGAAATAGCCTCCGCCGATGGCGAGCGTCCATTGGCCGGCGGCGGGCGCTACGACCGCCTGCTGACGCTGCTCGGCGCCAAAAGCCAGATTCCCGGTGTCGGTTTCTCGGTCTGGCTCGACCGCATCGAGGCGCTACGGGGTGACGCATCATGA
- a CDS encoding VOC family protein, producing the protein MTLLAIDHVQLAMPGGREADARAFYAGILGLIELAKPDSLAARGGCWFESGAVKVHLGVDPDFHAAGKAHPAFLVDDVKALEAAVTNAGYRVATDVPLAGYVRIHIYDPFGNRIELMQKVSS; encoded by the coding sequence ATGACGCTGCTCGCCATCGATCATGTCCAGCTTGCCATGCCGGGGGGGCGCGAGGCCGACGCTCGCGCCTTCTATGCCGGCATTCTAGGCCTGATCGAGCTGGCGAAGCCCGACAGTCTCGCAGCGCGTGGTGGCTGCTGGTTCGAAAGCGGCGCGGTGAAAGTGCATCTCGGCGTCGACCCCGACTTTCATGCGGCCGGCAAGGCGCATCCTGCCTTCTTGGTTGACGATGTGAAGGCGTTGGAGGCGGCGGTGACAAACGCCGGCTATCGCGTGGCGACCGATGTGCCGCTGGCGGGTTATGTGCGCATCCACATCTACGATCCGTTCGGCAACCGCATCGAGCTGATGCAGAAAGTGTCCTCGTGA
- the hisS gene encoding histidine--tRNA ligase: protein MADKPEKMKARLPRGFADRSAEDIRAVDKMMATIRGVYELYGFEPVEQPLIEYTDALGKFLPDQDRPNEGVFSFQDDDEQWLSLRYDLTAPTARFVAENYDRLPKPYRSYRSGWVFRNEKPGPGRFRQFMQFDADTIGTPGVAADAEMAMMMADVMEALGIARGDYVIRVNNRKVLDGVLEAIGLGGDDNAGRRLIVLRAIDKLDKVGPDGVRALLGKGRLDESGDFTKGAGLDDAQADRVLLLTAPSTGDLTDTLVKMRAAVSGSERGAEGVQELQDIGAMIAAAGYEDGRVKIDPSIVRGLEYYTGPVYEAELLAEIPNDEGKIVRFGSVGGGGRYDGLISRFRGEPVPATGFSIGVSRLMTALKNLGKLDMSDIVQPVVVLVMDRDTESLGRYQKMVSQLRQAGIRAELYLGGAGMKAQLKYADRRGSPVAVIQGSSERDAGEVQLKDLIEGARQAAAIADHAEYKEARPGQVTVPEADLVAEVKKILAAQAADRQ, encoded by the coding sequence ATGGCCGACAAACCGGAAAAGATGAAGGCGCGGCTGCCGCGCGGGTTTGCCGACCGCAGCGCCGAGGATATCCGCGCCGTCGACAAGATGATGGCGACCATTCGCGGCGTCTACGAGCTCTATGGCTTCGAGCCGGTCGAGCAGCCGCTGATCGAATATACGGATGCGCTCGGCAAGTTCCTGCCCGACCAGGATCGCCCGAACGAGGGCGTCTTCTCCTTCCAGGACGACGATGAGCAGTGGCTGTCGCTGCGCTACGACCTGACCGCGCCGACGGCGCGTTTCGTCGCCGAGAATTACGACCGCCTGCCGAAACCCTATCGCAGCTACCGCTCCGGCTGGGTGTTCCGCAACGAGAAGCCGGGTCCGGGACGCTTCCGCCAGTTCATGCAGTTCGACGCCGACACGATCGGCACGCCCGGCGTGGCGGCGGATGCCGAAATGGCGATGATGATGGCCGACGTGATGGAAGCGCTGGGTATTGCGCGCGGCGACTATGTCATCCGCGTCAATAACCGCAAGGTGCTGGACGGCGTGCTGGAGGCCATCGGCCTCGGCGGCGATGACAATGCCGGCCGCCGTCTGATCGTGCTGCGCGCCATCGACAAGCTCGACAAGGTCGGGCCGGACGGCGTGCGCGCTTTGCTTGGCAAGGGCCGCCTCGACGAAAGCGGCGATTTCACCAAGGGCGCTGGGTTGGATGATGCACAGGCCGATCGTGTGCTGCTTCTGACGGCACCAAGCACTGGCGATCTCACCGATACGCTGGTCAAGATGCGGGCCGCGGTCTCCGGCTCGGAACGTGGGGCAGAGGGCGTGCAGGAACTGCAAGATATCGGCGCGATGATTGCCGCCGCTGGCTATGAGGATGGCCGCGTCAAGATCGACCCCTCCATCGTCCGTGGCCTCGAATATTACACCGGCCCGGTCTACGAGGCCGAATTGCTCGCCGAAATCCCCAATGACGAAGGCAAGATCGTGCGCTTCGGCTCGGTCGGCGGCGGCGGTCGTTATGATGGGCTGATCTCGCGTTTCCGTGGCGAGCCCGTGCCGGCCACCGGCTTCTCCATCGGCGTCTCGCGCTTGATGACGGCGCTGAAGAACCTCGGCAAGCTCGACATGTCCGACATCGTCCAGCCCGTCGTCGTGCTGGTCATGGACCGGGACACGGAAAGCCTCGGCCGTTACCAGAAGATGGTCTCGCAGTTGCGCCAGGCCGGCATTCGCGCCGAGCTCTATCTCGGCGGGGCCGGCATGAAGGCGCAGCTGAAATATGCCGACCGCCGCGGCTCTCCCGTCGCGGTCATCCAGGGGTCAAGCGAGCGCGATGCAGGCGAAGTGCAGCTGAAGGACCTGATCGAGGGCGCCCGGCAGGCGGCGGCGATCGCCGACCACGCCGAATACAAGGAAGCGCGCCCGGGCCAAGTGACTGTGCCGGAGGCCGATCTGGTGGCCGAGGTGAAGAAGATTCTGGCCGCGCAGGCAGCCGATCGCCAATGA
- the hisG gene encoding ATP phosphoribosyltransferase — MTVTLAIPSKGRLKEQALEVLAKAGLAVSLPEDDRKYHARIAGRDDIEVAFLSASEIAGEIGQGAVDLGITGEDLLRENLADWQSRAEIAARLGFGHADVVVAVPDIWLDVDTMADLDDVAADFRQRHGRRLRIATKYWRLTQQFFTAKHGIQVYRIVESLGATEGAPAAGSADIIVDITTTGSTLKANHLKILSDGIVLKSQACLVASKKERKPADAALVADITAKVAASLA, encoded by the coding sequence ATGACCGTGACGCTGGCGATCCCGTCCAAGGGGCGGCTGAAGGAACAGGCGCTTGAGGTTCTGGCGAAGGCCGGGCTTGCCGTCAGCCTGCCGGAGGACGACCGCAAATATCACGCGCGTATCGCCGGCCGCGACGATATCGAGGTGGCGTTCCTGTCGGCATCCGAAATCGCCGGCGAGATCGGACAGGGCGCCGTCGACCTCGGCATCACCGGCGAAGACCTTTTGCGCGAGAACCTGGCCGACTGGCAATCGCGCGCCGAGATCGCGGCCCGGCTGGGCTTTGGCCACGCCGATGTGGTCGTGGCGGTGCCGGACATCTGGTTGGACGTCGACACCATGGCCGACCTCGACGATGTCGCCGCCGACTTCCGCCAGCGCCATGGCCGCAGGCTGCGCATCGCCACCAAATACTGGCGGCTGACGCAGCAATTCTTCACCGCCAAGCACGGTATCCAGGTCTATCGCATCGTCGAGAGCCTGGGCGCCACCGAAGGCGCGCCGGCAGCAGGCTCGGCTGACATCATCGTCGACATCACCACGACCGGCTCGACGCTAAAGGCGAACCATCTGAAAATCCTGTCGGACGGCATCGTGCTGAAATCGCAGGCCTGCCTCGTGGCCTCGAAGAAGGAACGCAAGCCGGCCGATGCAGCCCTTGTCGCCGACATCACCGCCAAGGTCGCGGCCTCGCTCGCATAG
- a CDS encoding DNA-3-methyladenine glycosylase I, protein MSDNNGLIKGADGLTRCAWHGNLPDYQHYHDREWGRPVTEDRRLFEKICLEGFQSGLSWLTILRKREAFREAFDGFDFDRVARFTDADVERLLGNAGIVRHRGKIVSTINNAKRARALADEAGSLAAWFWKFEPAPEERPAVVDIVHVRANPTTAVSTRISKELKKRGWSFVGPTTVYAFMQAMGMVNDHIEGCYCRAEVEAERKALRRPK, encoded by the coding sequence ATGAGCGACAACAATGGCCTGATCAAAGGGGCCGACGGCCTGACCCGCTGTGCCTGGCATGGCAACCTGCCGGACTACCAGCACTATCACGACCGCGAATGGGGACGTCCCGTCACCGAAGATCGCCGGCTGTTCGAGAAGATCTGCCTGGAAGGTTTCCAGTCGGGCCTCTCCTGGCTCACCATACTGCGCAAGCGCGAGGCCTTCCGCGAAGCCTTCGACGGGTTCGACTTCGACCGCGTGGCGCGTTTCACCGATGCCGATGTCGAACGGCTGCTTGGCAATGCCGGCATCGTCCGCCACCGCGGCAAGATCGTTTCCACCATCAACAACGCCAAGCGCGCCCGCGCATTGGCCGACGAGGCGGGCTCGCTGGCCGCCTGGTTCTGGAAGTTCGAGCCGGCGCCGGAAGAGCGGCCGGCGGTGGTCGACATCGTCCATGTGCGCGCCAATCCGACGACCGCGGTCTCGACACGCATTTCGAAGGAATTGAAGAAGCGCGGCTGGAGCTTCGTCGGTCCGACCACGGTCTACGCCTTCATGCAGGCGATGGGCATGGTCAACGACCATATCGAGGGTTGTTATTGCCGCGCCGAGGTCGAGGCTGAACGAAAGGCGCTGCGGCGCCCGAAATAG